The proteins below come from a single Rhodanobacter sp. LX-99 genomic window:
- a CDS encoding multidrug efflux RND transporter permease subunit produces the protein MPSFFIDRPIFAWVVAILISLGGVLAILNLGVESYPSIAPPQVVVNATYPGASADTTEKTVTQVIEQQLTGIDHLLYFSSSSSASGRASITLTFESGTDPDIAQVQVQNKVALATPRLPSEVTQQGVVVAKANAGFLMVVALQSDNPSIDRNRLNDIVGSRVLDQISRVPGVGSTQQFGSEYAMRIWLNPDKLQGYGLSASQVLAAIKSQNVQFAAGSIGSDPALPGQGFTATVSTEGRFTTPEQFAGIILRANPDGTTVTLGDVARISFGPGSYGFDTTWNGKPIGAFAIQLLPGANALNVATAVRGKMDEIAPSFPQGVSWFSPYDSTTFVNISINEVVHTLVEAIILVFLVMLLFLQNIRATIIPTLVIPVALLGTFLGMLPLGFTINQLTLFGMVLAIGIVVDDAIVVIENVERIMTEEGLSPKDATRKAMGQITGAIVAITVVLAAVFIPSALQPGASGIIYKQFALTIAVSMGFSALLALSFTPALCASFLQPEHHKKKNFVFRKFNEFFTWTTHTYTGHIGGAVRHAPRWMLAFVLIAVLGGFLYTRLPGSFLPEEDQGYALSVIQLPPGASKQRTSEVMAQMRAILDKDSAVEGVLQVTGFSFIGSGENAGMAFIKLKDWDKRDVTAAEFIQRANMELHGIRDARIFVANIPTVQGLGQFGGFDMYLQDRSGAGREALTQARNTLLGKAAQNSGLTGVRPNALEDSPQLHLDVDRVQAQSMGLSVGDIYNAIGLMLAPVYVNDFTYGGRVKRVIMQADASYRMSPDALQHFFTPSTQATAAGTPSMIPLSNVVHAKWEVGSPSLTRYNGYAAVEIVGSPALGHASGEAMSEMEKLVTNDLPKGFGFDWTGQSYQEILSGNAATLLMVLSIVIVFLALAALYESWSIPVSVLLVVPLGMLGAVVFTLLRGLPDDIYFKIGLITVIGLAAKNAILIVEFAVEQQAHGQTLRAGVIEAARLRLRPILMTSLAFILGVFPLFISSGAGANARHAIGTGVIGGMIFATFLGVLLIPVFYVVVRRLLGDKLDGNAPARPALDGPHTFDSDPRRGH, from the coding sequence ATGCCGAGTTTCTTCATCGACCGCCCGATCTTCGCCTGGGTGGTCGCCATCCTGATTTCCCTGGGTGGCGTCCTGGCGATTCTCAACCTGGGCGTGGAATCGTACCCGTCGATCGCGCCGCCGCAGGTCGTGGTCAACGCCACCTATCCCGGCGCCAGCGCCGACACCACCGAGAAAACGGTCACCCAGGTGATCGAGCAGCAGCTCACCGGCATCGACCACCTGCTGTACTTCAGCTCGTCGTCCAGCGCCAGCGGCCGCGCCAGCATCACGCTGACGTTCGAGAGCGGCACCGACCCGGACATCGCCCAGGTGCAGGTGCAGAACAAGGTGGCGCTGGCCACGCCGCGCCTGCCGTCCGAAGTGACCCAGCAGGGCGTGGTGGTGGCCAAGGCCAACGCCGGCTTCCTGATGGTGGTGGCGCTGCAGTCGGACAACCCGAGCATCGATCGCAACCGCCTCAACGACATCGTCGGTTCGCGCGTGCTCGACCAGATCTCGCGCGTTCCCGGCGTCGGCAGCACCCAGCAGTTCGGCTCGGAATACGCCATGCGCATCTGGCTGAACCCCGACAAGCTGCAGGGCTACGGCCTGTCGGCCTCGCAGGTGCTGGCCGCGATCAAGTCGCAGAACGTGCAGTTCGCCGCCGGCTCGATCGGTTCCGACCCGGCGCTGCCCGGCCAGGGCTTCACCGCCACCGTATCGACCGAAGGCCGCTTCACCACGCCCGAGCAGTTCGCCGGCATCATCCTGCGCGCGAACCCCGACGGCACCACCGTCACCCTCGGTGACGTGGCCAGGATCAGCTTCGGCCCAGGCAGCTACGGCTTCGACACCACCTGGAACGGCAAGCCGATCGGCGCCTTCGCGATCCAGCTGCTGCCCGGCGCCAACGCGCTGAACGTGGCGACCGCCGTGCGCGGCAAGATGGACGAGATCGCACCCAGCTTCCCGCAGGGCGTGAGCTGGTTCAGCCCGTACGACAGCACCACGTTCGTGAACATCTCGATCAACGAGGTGGTGCACACCCTGGTCGAGGCGATCATCCTGGTGTTCCTGGTGATGCTGCTGTTCCTGCAGAACATCCGCGCCACCATCATTCCCACCCTGGTCATCCCGGTGGCCCTGCTGGGCACCTTCCTCGGCATGCTGCCGCTGGGCTTCACCATCAACCAGCTGACCCTGTTCGGCATGGTGCTGGCGATCGGCATCGTGGTCGACGACGCGATCGTGGTGATCGAGAACGTCGAGCGCATCATGACCGAGGAGGGGCTGTCGCCGAAGGATGCCACGCGCAAGGCGATGGGCCAGATCACCGGCGCGATCGTGGCGATCACCGTGGTGCTGGCGGCGGTGTTCATCCCCTCGGCGCTGCAGCCGGGCGCCTCGGGCATCATCTACAAGCAGTTCGCGCTGACCATCGCGGTGTCGATGGGGTTCTCCGCGCTGCTCGCGCTGTCGTTCACGCCGGCGTTGTGCGCCAGCTTCCTGCAGCCGGAGCACCACAAGAAGAAGAACTTCGTGTTCCGCAAGTTCAACGAGTTCTTCACCTGGACCACGCACACCTATACCGGCCACATCGGCGGTGCGGTGCGCCATGCGCCGCGCTGGATGCTGGCCTTCGTGTTGATCGCGGTACTCGGCGGCTTCCTGTACACCCGCCTGCCCGGCAGCTTCCTGCCGGAAGAGGACCAGGGCTACGCCCTGTCCGTGATCCAGCTGCCGCCAGGCGCCAGCAAGCAGCGCACCAGCGAGGTGATGGCGCAGATGCGCGCCATCCTCGACAAGGACTCCGCCGTGGAAGGCGTGCTCCAAGTGACCGGCTTCAGCTTCATCGGCTCCGGCGAGAACGCCGGCATGGCCTTCATCAAGCTCAAGGACTGGGACAAGCGCGACGTCACCGCCGCCGAGTTCATCCAGCGCGCGAACATGGAGCTGCACGGCATCCGCGACGCGCGCATCTTCGTGGCGAATATTCCCACGGTGCAGGGCCTGGGCCAGTTCGGCGGCTTCGACATGTACCTGCAGGATCGCAGCGGCGCCGGGCGCGAAGCGCTCACCCAGGCGCGCAACACGCTGCTGGGCAAGGCCGCCCAGAACAGCGGGCTGACCGGCGTGCGCCCCAACGCGCTGGAGGATTCCCCGCAGCTGCACCTGGACGTGGACCGCGTACAGGCGCAGTCGATGGGCCTGTCGGTGGGCGACATCTACAACGCGATCGGCCTGATGCTGGCGCCGGTGTACGTGAACGACTTCACCTACGGCGGCCGCGTGAAGCGCGTGATCATGCAGGCCGACGCGTCCTACCGCATGAGCCCGGACGCGCTGCAGCACTTCTTCACTCCCAGCACGCAGGCCACCGCCGCCGGCACGCCGTCGATGATTCCGCTGTCCAACGTGGTGCACGCGAAGTGGGAGGTGGGCTCGCCCTCGCTGACCCGCTACAACGGCTACGCGGCGGTGGAGATCGTCGGCTCGCCGGCACTGGGGCATGCTTCGGGCGAGGCGATGAGCGAGATGGAGAAGCTCGTCACCAACGACCTGCCCAAGGGCTTCGGCTTCGACTGGACCGGCCAGTCGTACCAGGAAATCCTTTCCGGCAACGCCGCCACGCTGCTGATGGTGCTGTCGATCGTGATCGTGTTCCTGGCGCTGGCCGCGCTGTACGAAAGCTGGTCGATCCCGGTCTCGGTGCTGCTGGTGGTGCCGCTGGGCATGCTCGGCGCAGTGGTGTTCACCCTGCTGCGCGGCCTGCCCGACGACATCTACTTCAAGATCGGCCTGATCACGGTGATCGGCCTGGCGGCGAAGAACGCGATCCTGATCGTGGAGTTCGCGGTGGAGCAGCAGGCACACGGACAGACGCTGCGCGCAGGCGTGATCGAAGCGGCGCGACTGCGACTGCGGCCGATCCTGATGACCTCGCTGGCGTTCATCCTGGGCGTGTTCCCGCTGTTCATCTCCAGCGGCGCCGGCGCCAACGCGCGCCATGCGATCGGTACCGGCGTGATCGGCGGCATGATCTTCGCCACCTTCCTCGGCGTGCTGCTGATCCCGGTGTTCTACGTGGTGGTGCGCCGCCTGCTCGGCGACAAGCTGGACGGCAACGCGCCAGCCAGGCCCGCGCTGGACGGCCCGCACACGTTCGACTCCGATCCGCGGCGGGGGCATTGA
- a CDS encoding acyl-CoA dehydrogenase family protein, protein MDFRFTEDQLSIQAIARDFASRRIAPVAAELDARGEFPLENIREMGQLGLMGIEVPEEYGGAGMDPIAYVLAMIEIAAADAATATVMSVNNSLFCNGILKHGSEEQKQKFVRAIATGEAIGAYALTEPQSGSDASAMHTRATRNANGDWVINGKKSWITSGPVARYIVLFAISTPGIGAKGVSAFIVDTQLPGFHAGKTEPKLGIRASATCEIEFTDYVLPKENLLGEEGKGFSIAMGVLDAGRIGIASQAVGIARAAYEATLQWSRDRKAFGQPIGTFQMTQSKIADMKCKLDAATLLTLRAAWTKGETEKNGGRFGTEAAVAKLTASEAAMWISHQAVQIHGGMGYSKEMPLERYFRDAKITEIYEGTSEIQRLVIARAETGLR, encoded by the coding sequence GTGGATTTCCGTTTTACCGAAGACCAATTGTCGATCCAGGCGATCGCCCGCGACTTTGCTTCGAGGCGCATCGCGCCGGTGGCGGCAGAACTGGATGCCCGGGGCGAGTTTCCGCTAGAGAACATCCGCGAGATGGGCCAGCTCGGCCTGATGGGCATCGAGGTGCCGGAGGAGTACGGCGGCGCGGGCATGGACCCGATCGCCTACGTGCTGGCGATGATCGAGATCGCCGCGGCCGACGCAGCCACCGCGACCGTGATGTCGGTGAACAATTCGCTGTTCTGCAACGGCATCCTCAAGCATGGCAGCGAGGAGCAGAAGCAGAAGTTCGTGCGCGCGATCGCCACCGGCGAGGCGATCGGCGCCTATGCGCTGACCGAGCCGCAGTCCGGCTCCGACGCCTCGGCCATGCACACCCGCGCCACCAGGAACGCGAACGGCGACTGGGTGATCAACGGCAAGAAGAGCTGGATCACCTCCGGTCCGGTGGCGCGCTACATCGTGCTGTTCGCCATCTCGACGCCGGGCATCGGCGCCAAGGGCGTGTCGGCCTTCATCGTCGATACCCAGCTGCCGGGCTTCCACGCAGGCAAGACCGAGCCGAAGCTGGGCATCCGCGCCTCGGCCACCTGCGAGATCGAGTTCACCGACTACGTGCTGCCGAAGGAAAACCTGCTCGGTGAAGAGGGCAAGGGCTTCTCGATCGCGATGGGCGTGCTCGACGCCGGCCGCATCGGCATCGCCTCGCAGGCGGTGGGCATCGCCCGGGCCGCGTACGAGGCGACGCTGCAGTGGTCGCGCGACCGCAAGGCGTTCGGCCAGCCGATCGGCACGTTCCAGATGACCCAGTCGAAGATCGCCGACATGAAGTGCAAGCTCGATGCAGCGACCCTGCTGACCTTGCGTGCGGCCTGGACCAAGGGCGAGACCGAGAAGAACGGCGGCCGCTTCGGCACCGAGGCGGCAGTGGCCAAGCTCACCGCGTCCGAGGCGGCGATGTGGATCAGCCACCAGGCCGTGCAGATCCACGGCGGCATGGGCTATTCGAAGGAGATGCCGCTGGAACGCTACTTCCGCGACGCCAAGATCACCGAGATCTACGAAGGCACCAGCGAGATCCAGCGGTTGGTGATCGCGCGGGCGGAGACGGGTCTGCGATAG
- a CDS encoding metalloregulator ArsR/SmtB family transcription factor, which yields MDLATASSVLRLLADPTRVRLLALLEHEELTVAELAAVLHLAQPRVSTHLAKLKEAGLVRDRRAGVSAYYRANNEGDEAQHNLLASLRASIDDALLREDSARLPGVLANRAREEGWADTVAGDMERHYSPGRTWETLARSLLQLLETGDVLDIASGDGITAELLAPHAHSIVCVDSSERVVEAAAKRLKAFANVRVVQGDMHALELGEQRFDLVLMLHALTYAEHPARAVAEAARLLRPGGRLLAVTLGQHDHRAAVEPFDHRNLGFSNEQLDGYARAAGLDVLSCNRLSRERKAPHFEVASLLARKPA from the coding sequence ATGGATCTGGCCACCGCTTCCAGCGTGCTGCGCCTGCTGGCCGACCCCACCCGCGTGCGCCTGCTGGCCCTGCTCGAACACGAGGAACTCACCGTGGCCGAATTGGCCGCGGTGCTGCATTTGGCGCAGCCGCGCGTGTCCACCCACCTGGCCAAGCTCAAGGAGGCCGGCCTGGTGCGCGACCGCCGCGCCGGCGTGTCGGCCTACTACCGCGCCAACAACGAGGGCGACGAGGCCCAGCACAACCTGCTCGCTTCGCTGCGCGCCAGCATCGACGATGCACTGCTGCGCGAAGACTCGGCGCGCCTGCCCGGCGTGCTCGCGAACCGCGCCCGCGAAGAAGGCTGGGCCGACACCGTGGCCGGCGACATGGAGCGCCACTACTCCCCCGGCCGCACCTGGGAAACCCTTGCGCGCTCGCTGCTGCAGTTGCTGGAGACCGGCGACGTGCTCGACATCGCCTCCGGCGACGGCATCACCGCCGAGCTGCTGGCGCCGCATGCGCATTCGATCGTCTGCGTGGATTCCAGCGAGCGCGTGGTCGAGGCCGCCGCCAAGCGGCTGAAGGCGTTCGCCAACGTGCGCGTGGTCCAGGGCGACATGCACGCGCTGGAGCTGGGCGAACAACGCTTCGACCTGGTGCTGATGCTGCATGCGCTGACCTACGCCGAGCATCCCGCCAGGGCCGTGGCCGAAGCCGCGCGGCTGCTGCGCCCCGGCGGCCGCCTGCTCGCCGTGACGCTGGGCCAGCACGATCACCGCGCCGCGGTCGAACCGTTCGACCACCGCAATCTCGGCTTCAGCAACGAACAACTCGACGGCTACGCCCGCGCCGCCGGCCTCGACGTGCTGAGCTGCAACCGGCTCAGCCGCGAGCGCAAGGCGCCGCATTTCGAAGTGGCCAGCCTGCTGGCGCGCAAGCCCGCTTGA
- a CDS encoding homocysteine S-methyltransferase family protein, giving the protein MSTLPWLHPDRVALLEQALRQRILILDGGMGTMLQAHGLDEGGFRGERFEHGHDGHAHAHAHDHPGCDLRGNNDLLTLTQPQIIRGVHEAYLEAGADLVETNTFNSTRISQADYKLQHLAQELNREGARLARAACDAMSAKTPEKPRFVIGVLGPTSRTASLSPDVNDPGFRNVTFEELAENYTESANGLIDGGADVIMVETIFDTLNAKAALFALSELFHRRGARMPVMISGTITDRSGRTLSGQTAEAFYYSVRHARPLSVGFNCALGAEDLRPHVQTLANLAESYVSTHPNAGLPNAFGEYDETPEHMASVIGGFARDGLLNLVGGCCGTTPAHIRAIAEAVRNAAPRVLPSADQAEAA; this is encoded by the coding sequence ATGAGTACCCTGCCCTGGCTCCACCCCGATCGCGTCGCCCTGCTGGAACAGGCGCTGCGCCAACGCATCCTGATCCTCGACGGCGGCATGGGCACCATGCTGCAGGCACACGGACTGGATGAAGGCGGCTTCCGCGGCGAGCGCTTCGAACACGGCCACGACGGCCACGCGCACGCGCACGCGCACGATCATCCCGGCTGCGACCTGCGCGGCAACAACGACCTGCTCACGCTGACCCAGCCGCAGATCATCCGCGGCGTGCACGAGGCTTACCTGGAAGCCGGCGCCGACCTGGTCGAGACCAACACCTTCAACTCCACCCGGATCAGCCAGGCCGACTACAAGCTGCAGCATCTGGCGCAGGAATTGAACCGCGAAGGCGCCCGGCTGGCGCGCGCCGCCTGCGATGCGATGAGCGCGAAAACACCGGAAAAACCGCGCTTCGTGATCGGCGTGCTCGGCCCCACCAGCCGCACCGCCTCGCTGTCGCCGGACGTCAACGACCCGGGCTTCCGCAACGTCACGTTCGAGGAGCTGGCGGAAAACTACACCGAATCCGCCAACGGCCTGATCGACGGCGGCGCCGACGTGATCATGGTCGAGACGATCTTCGACACCCTGAACGCGAAGGCCGCGCTGTTCGCATTGAGCGAACTGTTCCACCGGCGCGGCGCACGAATGCCGGTGATGATCTCCGGCACCATCACCGACCGTTCCGGCCGCACCCTGTCCGGCCAGACCGCCGAGGCGTTCTACTACTCGGTGCGCCATGCGCGGCCGCTGTCCGTCGGCTTCAACTGCGCACTCGGCGCCGAAGACCTGCGCCCGCACGTGCAGACCCTGGCCAACCTCGCCGAGAGCTACGTCAGCACGCATCCGAACGCCGGCCTGCCGAACGCGTTCGGCGAATACGACGAGACCCCCGAACACATGGCCAGCGTGATCGGCGGCTTCGCCCGGGACGGCCTGCTGAACCTGGTCGGCGGCTGCTGCGGCACCACGCCGGCGCATATCAGGGCGATCGCCGAGGCGGTGCGCAACGCCGCACCGCGCGTGCTGCCTTCCGCCGATCAAGCGGAGGCCGCATAA
- the metH gene encoding methionine synthase, which produces MARHTRLSGLEPLVITPDLLFINVGERTNVTGSAQFKKLIKEDRYDEAVEVARQQVANGAQVIDINMDEGLIDSEAAMTRFVNLISSEPDIARVPFMIDSSKWTVIEAGLRCLQGKGIVNSISMKEGEAQFLEHARKVRQYGAAAVVMAFDEQGQADTCERKVEICARAYELLTTQLDFPPEDIIFDPNIFAIATGIEEHNNYAVDFINAARELKKRFPDCHISGGVSNVSFSFRGNNTVREAIHSVFLYHAIKAGMDMGIVNAGALTIMDDIDPPLRERVEDVVLNRREDATERLLEIADNYKGKRGAAEVETLAWREKDVRERLSHALVHGIDQYVVEDTEEARQMSTRPLDVIEGPLMDGMNVVGDLFGAGKMFLPQVVKSARVMKKAVAYLLPYIEAEKLRTGDTGKNNGKIVMATVKGDVHDIGKNIVAVVLRCNNFEVIDLGVMVPAQKILETAIAEKADMIGLSGLITPSLEEMGQVAREMQRQDFHIPLLIGGATTSRAHTALKIEPHYKAGCVWVKDASRAVGVAQSLVSKDLVGEFLEKIRLEYADVRERHRNRGPGKKLVSLEKAREQRFRCDWTSYEPPQPNRPGVTVFDDYDLSTIRQYIDWTPFFQAWELAGHYPAILTDEVVGPQASELFRDAQAMLDRIIAEKWLTARAVIGLWPAANVGDDVEVYELPSPTGRGAGGEGTAEAKSSAPSVPSSTPMGAPSHPQGDSEGSRKKLATLHSLRQQADKPIERPNLCLADFITPKEFDKPDWIGGFAVTAGLGIEEHLARFQTDYDDYSSIILKALADRLAEAFAEHMHERVRKEFWGFVPDESLDNDALIAEKYRGIRPAPGYPACPEHTEKATLFKLLDVTRNTGIELTEGFSMYPAAAVSGWYYSHPDSQYFVVGRLGKDQVEDYARRKGWTLAEAERWLASNLDYEPE; this is translated from the coding sequence ATGGCGCGCCACACCCGCCTGTCCGGCCTCGAACCGCTGGTCATCACTCCCGACCTGCTGTTCATCAACGTCGGCGAGCGCACCAACGTCACCGGCTCGGCGCAGTTCAAGAAGCTGATCAAGGAAGACCGCTACGACGAGGCCGTCGAAGTCGCCCGCCAGCAAGTCGCCAACGGCGCCCAGGTGATCGACATCAACATGGACGAGGGGCTGATCGACTCCGAGGCGGCGATGACCCGCTTCGTCAACCTGATCTCGTCCGAGCCCGACATCGCCCGCGTGCCGTTCATGATCGACTCGTCCAAGTGGACGGTGATCGAGGCCGGCCTGCGCTGCCTGCAGGGCAAGGGCATCGTCAACTCGATCTCGATGAAGGAAGGCGAAGCGCAGTTCCTCGAACACGCGCGCAAGGTACGGCAATACGGTGCCGCCGCCGTGGTGATGGCGTTCGACGAGCAGGGCCAGGCCGACACCTGCGAGCGCAAGGTGGAAATTTGCGCGCGCGCCTACGAACTGCTGACGACGCAGCTCGACTTCCCGCCCGAAGACATCATCTTCGATCCCAACATCTTCGCCATCGCCACCGGCATCGAGGAGCACAACAACTACGCGGTGGATTTCATCAATGCCGCACGCGAGTTGAAGAAACGTTTCCCCGACTGCCACATCTCCGGCGGCGTCTCCAACGTGTCGTTCTCGTTCCGCGGCAACAACACCGTGCGCGAGGCGATCCATTCGGTGTTCCTGTACCACGCGATCAAGGCCGGCATGGACATGGGCATCGTCAACGCCGGCGCGCTGACGATCATGGACGACATCGACCCGCCGTTGCGCGAGCGCGTCGAGGACGTGGTGCTGAACCGCCGCGAGGACGCCACCGAGCGCCTGCTGGAGATCGCCGACAACTACAAGGGCAAGCGCGGCGCGGCCGAGGTCGAGACGCTGGCCTGGCGCGAGAAGGACGTGCGCGAACGGCTCAGCCACGCGCTGGTGCACGGTATCGACCAGTACGTGGTCGAGGACACCGAAGAGGCGCGCCAGATGTCCACGCGCCCGCTCGACGTGATCGAAGGGCCGCTGATGGACGGCATGAACGTGGTCGGCGACCTGTTCGGCGCCGGCAAGATGTTCCTGCCGCAGGTGGTGAAATCCGCCCGCGTGATGAAGAAGGCCGTGGCCTACCTGCTGCCCTACATCGAGGCGGAAAAGCTGCGCACCGGCGACACCGGCAAGAACAACGGCAAGATCGTGATGGCCACGGTCAAGGGCGACGTGCACGACATCGGCAAGAACATCGTCGCGGTGGTGCTCCGCTGCAACAACTTCGAGGTGATCGACCTCGGCGTGATGGTGCCGGCGCAGAAGATCCTGGAAACCGCGATCGCCGAGAAGGCCGACATGATCGGCCTGTCCGGCCTGATCACGCCGTCGCTGGAGGAGATGGGCCAGGTCGCCAGGGAAATGCAGCGGCAGGATTTCCACATCCCGCTGCTGATCGGCGGCGCCACCACCTCGCGCGCGCACACCGCGCTGAAGATCGAGCCGCACTACAAGGCGGGTTGCGTCTGGGTGAAGGACGCCTCGCGCGCGGTCGGCGTGGCGCAGTCGCTGGTCAGCAAGGACCTGGTCGGCGAGTTCCTCGAAAAGATCCGCCTCGAATACGCCGACGTGCGCGAGCGCCACCGCAACCGCGGCCCCGGCAAGAAACTGGTGTCGCTGGAAAAAGCCCGCGAGCAGCGCTTCCGCTGCGACTGGACCAGCTACGAACCGCCGCAGCCGAACCGGCCCGGCGTCACCGTGTTCGACGACTACGACCTGTCCACCATCCGCCAGTACATCGACTGGACCCCGTTCTTCCAGGCGTGGGAACTGGCCGGCCACTACCCGGCCATCCTCACCGACGAGGTGGTCGGCCCGCAGGCCAGCGAGCTGTTCCGCGATGCCCAGGCCATGCTGGACCGAATCATCGCCGAGAAGTGGCTGACCGCCCGCGCCGTGATCGGCTTGTGGCCGGCGGCCAATGTTGGCGACGACGTCGAGGTGTATGAACTCCCCTCTCCCACCGGGAGAGGGGCTGGGGGTGAGGGTACGGCCGAAGCGAAATCTTCCGCTCCGTCCGTACCCTCATCCACCCCTATGGGGGCACCTTCTCACCCACAAGGGGACTCCGAAGGGAGCAGGAAAAAGCTGGCCACGTTGCACAGCCTGCGCCAGCAGGCCGACAAGCCGATCGAGCGACCCAACCTCTGCCTCGCCGACTTCATCACGCCGAAGGAATTCGACAAACCCGACTGGATCGGCGGCTTCGCGGTCACCGCCGGCCTCGGCATCGAGGAACACCTGGCGCGCTTCCAGACCGACTACGACGACTACTCCTCGATCATCCTCAAGGCCCTGGCCGACCGCCTCGCCGAAGCGTTCGCCGAACACATGCACGAGCGCGTGCGCAAGGAATTCTGGGGCTTCGTGCCGGACGAGTCGCTCGACAACGACGCGCTGATCGCCGAGAAATACCGCGGCATCCGCCCGGCTCCCGGCTATCCCGCCTGCCCCGAACACACCGAGAAAGCCACCCTGTTCAAATTGCTCGACGTCACCCGCAACACCGGCATCGAACTCACCGAGGGCTTCTCGATGTACCCCGCCGCCGCCGTCTCGGGCTGGTACTACTCGCATCCGGACAGCCAGTACTTCGTGGTCGGCCGGCTCGGCAAGGACCAGGTCGAGGATTACGCCAGACGCAAGGGCTGGACCCTCGCCGAAGCGGAACGCTGGCTCGCCTCGAACCTGGATTACGAGCCGGAATAG
- a CDS encoding lipid-A-disaccharide synthase N-terminal domain-containing protein — translation MELFNIHLASILRALQQFELTPWKAVGLLGSVMFTSRWFVQLYYTRKLKRVVMPLSFWWLSVCGSILLLAYFIIGKNDSVGIISNFFPAFVSIYNLVVHLRHRKNSITGDATV, via the coding sequence ATGGAACTCTTCAACATCCACCTGGCCAGCATCCTTCGCGCCTTGCAGCAGTTCGAGCTGACGCCGTGGAAGGCCGTCGGCCTGCTCGGCTCGGTGATGTTCACCAGCCGCTGGTTCGTGCAGCTGTACTACACGCGCAAGCTGAAGCGGGTGGTGATGCCTCTGTCGTTCTGGTGGCTGTCGGTCTGCGGCAGCATCCTGCTGCTGGCGTACTTCATCATCGGCAAGAACGATTCGGTGGGCATCATCTCGAACTTCTTCCCCGCGTTCGTCTCGATCTACAACCTGGTCGTGCACCTGCGCCACCGCAAGAACAGCATCACCGGCGACGCCACCGTGTGA